CTAAATGAATTTAGAACTTGATTTATTAGCTTAAAAATAAACTTATTATTAGGAATTAGTATGCTAGTTCCTAATATGTAATTTATTAAAAAATCTTTTTTAATTCTTCTAAAGCCTTAAATCTGTGGCTAATTTTATTTTTTTCATCTTGACTAAGCTCTGCAAAAGTCTTACTTAATCCTAAAGGAATAAACATACTATCATAGCCAAAACCATTATTACCGCTTTCTATTTTACTAATCGTTCCATCGCAAACGCCTTTTGCAAATTCTATCTTTGAATTAGTAATTAAGCATAAAACGCAAACAAAACTAGCCTTACTAAAATCAACTCCAACTTTTGTTAATTCAAGGCGTAATTTTTCTCTATTTTTAGCATCTTTTTCATCACTAAAATCATTTGCGTATCTAGCAGAAAAAATGCCTGGAGCATTATCTAAAGCCTCAACGCAAAGACCACTATCATCAGCTAATACTGCATAATTTTTCTTATCTTCTTCGCTTAATTTATCCCACAATGCTTTTGCTTTAATTTTTGCATTTTGTTTAAAGCTATTTCCATTTTCAATAGGATTAAAATCACTCACAAAATCACTTGCTAAATAAAGCTCACAATTTGTTAATAATTCTTTAAATTCTTTTAATTTACCACTATTTGAACTCGCAATTATTATTTTCATTATCTATCCTTTATAATTTTTAGTATTATAAGTAATAAAAATACCAAAAGGACAAACCATTAAAGATTTAATAATTATTGGAGCTGGAGCAGCGGGATTATTTTTGGCTGCTAATTTGAAAAAAAATGCTTTAATTTTAGAGCAAAATAACGCCGTTGCTAAAAAACTTTTAATAAGTGGTGGTGGCAAATGTAATGTAACAAATGAAAATATCAATATTAAATCGTATTTATGCGATGATTATGATAAATTAAAGCAAAGTTTAGATGAGTTTAGCTATCAAGATAATCTTAATTTTTTTAAAGGAATTAAGTTTAATAAAATTAGAAATAAGCAGTTTTTTGCTCCTAATTCTTCATTAATCCTTGATAGATTATTAAGTCAAAATAAATCAAAAATTATGCTAAATACTAAAGTTTTAGGCTTAGAAAAGGCAAATAATTCTTATAAAATCATCACAAATAAAGGCGAGTTTTTAGCTAAAAATGTAGTAATTGCTACTGGTGGGATTTCTTTTGCTACTTTAGGAGTAAGCGATATTGCATTAAAAATTGCAAAAGAATTTCAAATAGGATTTAGCGAGTTTTTACCTGCTTTAGTGCCACTTACTTTACAAAAAGATGAGTTTTTTATGAAAAATCTTAGTGGAATTAGCATTGAAGTTTGCATTAATGATATTTTTAAAGGTTCTATGTTATTTACCCATAAAAGTATTAGTGGCCCTGTGGTTTTGAGTGCTTCATTGTTTTGGACTAAAGGCAAAATCAAAATTAATTTTCTAAATGATTTTAAAATAGATTTTAGTAGTTTAAAGCAAGCTAGCACGCATTTATCTTTACCTAAAGCTTTTATTAAAGAATACTTAAATGCAAATAATTTAAGCGATAAAGCAATGAATAAATATAATTTAGAAGAAAAAGAGATTATAAATAAATTATATAATTATGAGTTCGCACCAGCAGGAAATCTAGGCTTTAATAAAGCAGAAGTTTGTAAAGGTGGAGTTAGTCTAAAAAGCCTAAATGAGCATTATGAAAGCTTAGAAAATAAAGGTTTATTTTTCATAGGTGAATGTTTAAATGTAGCAGGGATTTTAGGCGGATTTAATATACATTTTGCATTTGCTAGTGCAAAAAAATTGGCAAATTATTTAAACAAGGAGTTAAAAGATGATTGATTTATCAAATAATGAAAATACCTTAATAAAGCACGATTTTAAAAGCATTATGAATGATTATGATTTAATGTGTAAATACCCTTGCGATAGCGAGTATTTGCTAAAAGAAGAACTAGCCAAAAAGCATAATGTAAAATCAAATAACATAAGCTTAGGTTGTGGCTCAAGCGATATTATTTATAGAACAATTTGTGCTTTAAATGCAAGAGCAAAAAGCGAAAATAAAGAGCTTAATTTAATAGTTCCTATGCCAACATTTGATTTGGTTTTAAGCATTGCAAAAGCTTTAAAAGTAAAAATCACTTATATTTATTTAAAAGATGATTTTATCCTAAATGTAAATGATATAAAGCCATTAAAAAACTCATATAATTTAATTTACATTACCAATCCAAACAACCCAAGTGCAAAAGAGCTTAGCCAAAATGATTTAGAGTATTTATGCTCAATTTGTAAGGATAATACTTATATGATTTTAGATGAAGCTTATGCTGAATACAATGCTAATTTTATAAGTATTAAAAAATGTCAAAAAAATATAATAATTACTAGAACCTTTTCTAAAATCTATGCTCTAGCAGGACTTAGAATAGGATATGCTATTGCTGAAAATGAATTGCTTTCTTTTATTGATGAGTTTATTTTAATAGACAATATCAATGCTTATGCTTTATTTTGTGCTATAAATGCTTTAAAAGATGAAGAATTTGTAAATAAAGCAAGAGCTATGACCTTAGAAAATAAGGCTAAATTAGAGCAAGTTTTAAATGAGTTGGATATTTTTTATTTTAAATCTAATGCTAATTTTATTTTACATAAAATAAAAAGTGAAAATTATCATAATTTTATGCTAGAAAACGGCGTTAAAGTAGGTAGAAAAATACATAATTACCCTTTATTTAACAGAATTAGCGTAGGAAATATTGAAGAATTAAATGTATTTTTTAAAGCCTTAAAATTAGCAAAAGAAAAAGATTTAGTGTAAAAATAAATTAAGAATTTAATTCTTAATTTATATCAAATAAAGAAGGTGTATAACCACTTAATTTTAAAAGCGAATAAGCTTTAGTGGTTGCTACTCTTCCTTTTGCACTTTTTTCTATGTAATTATTTGCTATCAAATAAGGCTCGATTACATCTTCAATAGTTCTTTCATCTTCACTTAAAGCTGCTGCAATAGTATTTAAGCCCACTGCTTTTTTAGCCTTGCATAAAAACTCAAGATAATTTAAATCACACTCATCAAGACCTAATTCATTTACACCTAAACTCTCAAGCGCTAATTTAGCTCTTTTTAAAGTGATTTTTGTTTCATTATTTACTATGGCAAAATCCCTAACTCTTTTAAGAAGTCTAAGGGCAATTCTTGGTGTGCTTCTGCATCTTTTAGCTATTTCTTTACTAGCGTCGTTATCACAGGTAATATCAAGCTTTAAAGCAGCTTTGCTAATAATTAAGGCAAGTTCATCAGGGGTATAAAACTCTAGCCTACAATTAATCCCAAATCTATCCCTAAGCGGAGTTGAAATTCCACCGCTTTTAGTAGTAGCAGCAATTAAGCAAAACTTAGCTAAATCAATTTTAACGGTTTGAGCTGCAGGACCACTTCCTATTATAATATCAAGACGAAAGTCCTCCATCGCTGGATATAAAACTTCTTCAATAGCAGGGCTTAAGCGATGAATTTCATCAATAAATAATATATCTCCATCTTCAAGATTTGTAAGAATTGCAGCTAAATCTCCGCTTTTTTCTATCATAGGGGCTGCTGTGGTTTTGATATTTACTCCCATTTCATTTGCAATTATATTTGCTAAAGTAGTTTTTCCAAGACCTGCAGGGCCAAAAAATAAAGTATGATCAAGCGGAGCATTTCTTAACTTTGCTGATTTTATAAATACTTTTAAATTCTCTTTAGTTTTGTTTTGACCTACATATTCATCAAAAGTGCTTGGTCTTAAGCTAATTTCATATTTGCTATCATCTTTAAATTGTTCAATTTCAACTATTCTTTCCATTTTTTACCTTAAATAATGTTTGTAAATAATTTGTATAATCTTAGCAAAATATAAAAACGAGTGATTACATGAATAAAAATTTAGGACTTTTAGGGCAATTAGAATTAGAATTTGATTTTGATATCGTTGATGATTTTATGACCCATTTTAATATTTTTTGCGATTCTTTAGAGCCTGTTATTATCGCACTTGAAGATGAAGATAAATATAAAAATAAAGTAAATGAGCTTTTTAGAATGTTTCATAATATGAAAAGCGCTAGTGGTTTTTTAAAAATTAATCAATTCGTAAATATTTGTAAAATTGTTGAAGATGTCTTAGATGAAGCTAGAGATATGAGAGGTCCTGCTAGCGATGAATTAGTAGATTGGCTACTTTTTGTAACTGACCAATTTATGATATACAAAAGAGATTTTAACGAT
This is a stretch of genomic DNA from Campylobacter sp. RM12651. It encodes these proteins:
- the rdgB gene encoding RdgB/HAM1 family non-canonical purine NTP pyrophosphatase, with the protein product MKIIIASSNSGKLKEFKELLTNCELYLASDFVSDFNPIENGNSFKQNAKIKAKALWDKLSEEDKKNYAVLADDSGLCVEALDNAPGIFSARYANDFSDEKDAKNREKLRLELTKVGVDFSKASFVCVLCLITNSKIEFAKGVCDGTISKIESGNNGFGYDSMFIPLGLSKTFAELSQDEKNKISHRFKALEELKKIF
- a CDS encoding aminoacetone oxidase family FAD-binding enzyme → MGAGAAGLFLAANLKKNALILEQNNAVAKKLLISGGGKCNVTNENINIKSYLCDDYDKLKQSLDEFSYQDNLNFFKGIKFNKIRNKQFFAPNSSLILDRLLSQNKSKIMLNTKVLGLEKANNSYKIITNKGEFLAKNVVIATGGISFATLGVSDIALKIAKEFQIGFSEFLPALVPLTLQKDEFFMKNLSGISIEVCINDIFKGSMLFTHKSISGPVVLSASLFWTKGKIKINFLNDFKIDFSSLKQASTHLSLPKAFIKEYLNANNLSDKAMNKYNLEEKEIINKLYNYEFAPAGNLGFNKAEVCKGGVSLKSLNEHYESLENKGLFFIGECLNVAGILGGFNIHFAFASAKKLANYLNKELKDD
- a CDS encoding histidinol-phosphate transaminase, with product MIDLSNNENTLIKHDFKSIMNDYDLMCKYPCDSEYLLKEELAKKHNVKSNNISLGCGSSDIIYRTICALNARAKSENKELNLIVPMPTFDLVLSIAKALKVKITYIYLKDDFILNVNDIKPLKNSYNLIYITNPNNPSAKELSQNDLEYLCSICKDNTYMILDEAYAEYNANFISIKKCQKNIIITRTFSKIYALAGLRIGYAIAENELLSFIDEFILIDNINAYALFCAINALKDEEFVNKARAMTLENKAKLEQVLNELDIFYFKSNANFILHKIKSENYHNFMLENGVKVGRKIHNYPLFNRISVGNIEELNVFFKALKLAKEKDLV
- the ruvB gene encoding Holliday junction branch migration DNA helicase RuvB, which codes for MERIVEIEQFKDDSKYEISLRPSTFDEYVGQNKTKENLKVFIKSAKLRNAPLDHTLFFGPAGLGKTTLANIIANEMGVNIKTTAAPMIEKSGDLAAILTNLEDGDILFIDEIHRLSPAIEEVLYPAMEDFRLDIIIGSGPAAQTVKIDLAKFCLIAATTKSGGISTPLRDRFGINCRLEFYTPDELALIISKAALKLDITCDNDASKEIAKRCRSTPRIALRLLKRVRDFAIVNNETKITLKRAKLALESLGVNELGLDECDLNYLEFLCKAKKAVGLNTIAAALSEDERTIEDVIEPYLIANNYIEKSAKGRVATTKAYSLLKLSGYTPSLFDIN
- a CDS encoding Hpt domain-containing protein, whose protein sequence is MNKNLGLLGQLELEFDFDIVDDFMTHFNIFCDSLEPVIIALEDEDKYKNKVNELFRMFHNMKSASGFLKINQFVNICKIVEDVLDEARDMRGPASDELVDWLLFVTDQFMIYKRDFNDNNPYLSALNPKIIHLPQRLNK